One window of the Bombus pyrosoma isolate SC7728 linkage group LG5, ASM1482585v1, whole genome shotgun sequence genome contains the following:
- the LOC122567691 gene encoding dystroglycan-like isoform X1 translates to MKNPYVLACFLLLPAVLGLTLQEDDLVFDDVGEETTSTAAAVINRRLDEHRTSWYEPKYFHDAKRHQFDKVHNVPHVVVPVGHVLKLKVHKETFSGPEDYYELFDPNGKLLRWLYWDDAASTLMGVPTKKDVGRRVLSVKVMPKHDVSETKDLFVVQVVPEKYEELKHRDGKTHCNEGEEQTLLTILLDARFDNLSPVTRVNTIENLAGFLGLHVSAFSMHPQNAKESFNDDSTVILSGAGNVKHRKEKHLTAVQWQVGCDGHLWRHQTDLVKHLREQAKDGTLAEVMQLPVLLWRVKTESSLLLRSRRESGSGHYGNADYESYDDYDIEYDSEDDEDGEDGEDGEDGDDSQVSPTFMPDTNSPRANLPEHPHRHHHGEEPIDWNTEEDIDEEEIPVVNQPNVVESALNRTTTDTTSTTTTTELTSPPSTTPTTTTTTTISTTSITTTTTQQPLTSSTANTTTSTTTSTTIADTTTASIMPTIIVPSTETPEKSESTEETTKNTRYTEIESLNVSSVTIPELTTIPPSVIVPHSSTTTMGTTPTTVVVERTEPDVTNGTVNVTTEEPTEQSSMSSTKQPITLLPIPTNTTNTTTTTALVTNITTTPTTTTTQMRTTPITTTTTTTTTTTTTTMAPTTASTTTTTTTTTPAPTSAATEPPRVTTETIEYGVRNFPPKQDRRLKKIPVTAGKPLNYVIPANTFSDLEDGDTRNLKLSLYLQGAPLKPSHWLQFNQRTQEVYGLPLENDISTWTYELVAGDSEGLNVTDRLDIHVQQHKLSRSVNHEFSIYLRIDKRTEFPTDVDWELKVIRGIAELYGDSDTRHITVRAVDIDRDQAIFTWTNDSLPRSSECPKEYIDDLMHVLIDKNGEPSPSLRDVLLPEIRVKRVVYQGIGQCEDMSRPEAPKVSTQEPKSNFPPVPRNQVDLVNATVGQLLVFKVPEDTFYDAEDGSARNMQMSLLTIERKPIPQQEWLQFDSKNQEFYGVPMRSDVGRKEYQLVVTDKEGASATDGLVVVVHSAPFMHHTVEFSMTLDIPYKSFAHSALQKRNFIEKLRDLYEDKDTSAISLHSISNGSTVITWHNRTLPTSYCAHEEVSRLRSVLVKSDNDRRSVTDEVLDVMGPKFPVKQITVVPMGICLGELTDVHSPDSHVPPVDDSTSVGAFHDDYLITFVLPAIIIAIMLILAGIIACVLYRRRRSGKMSVSEQDDERQSFRSKGIPVIFQDELDEKPDPGNKSPVILKEEKPPLPPPEYQKAEDGADVPMLPKENSEEPYQPPPPFATNRDTNRQNRPKPTPTYRKPPPYVPP, encoded by the exons ATGAAGAATCCTTACGTCCTCGCGTGTTTCCTTCTGCTGCCCGCGGTGCTGGGCCTCACCCTGCAGGAGGACGACCTGGTGTTCGACGACGTCGGCGAAGAGACGACCAGCACCGCAGCCGCGGTTATCAATCGTCGATTAGACGAGCACAGGACCAGCTGGTACGAGCCGAAGTATTTCCATGACGCAAAAAGACATCAATTCGACAAGGTGCACAACGTTCCTCACGTCGTCGTGCCAGTTGGACATGTGCTGAAGCTTAAAGTCCACAAGGAAACTTTCAGCGGCCCTGAAGACTACTACGAG TTGTTCGACCCTAACGGAAAGCTGCTGCGATGGTTGTATTGGGACGACGCGGCGTCGACTCTGATGGGCGTCCCGACCAAGAAGGACGTGGGCAGACGCGTTTTAAGCGTGAAAGTGATGCCAAAGCACGATGTAAGTGAAACGAAGGACCTGTTCGTCGTGCAAGTGGTGCCGGAGAAGTACGAGGAATTGAAGCACAGAGACGGAAAG ACACACTGCAACGAAGGGGAGGAACAGACGCTGCTGACGATACTGCTGGATGCCAGGTTCGACAACCTCTCGCCGGTCACGCGAGTCAACACCATCGAGAACCTCGCAGGATTTCTGGGACTTCACGTG AGCGCGTTTTCGATGCATCCGCAAAACGCCAAGGAAAGTTTCAACGATGATTCTACCGTGATCCTCAGCGGAGCAGGAAACGTGAAACACCGGAAAGAGAAACACCTCACGGCGGTCCAGTGGCAG GTCGGTTGCGACGGTCATTTATGGAGACACCAGACAGATTTGGTGAAACATCTGCGGGAACAAGCGAAGGATGGTACCTTGGCGGAAGTGATGCAACTTCCGGTCCTGCTATGGCGCGTGAAGACGGAGTCGAGCTTGTTGTTGAGAAGCAGAAGGGAAAGCGGTTCTGGGCATTACGGTAACGCGGACTACGAAAGTTACGATGATTATGACATCGAATACGATAGCGAGGATGACGAAGACGGTGAGGATGGCGAGGACGGTGAGGATGGCGATGACTCGCAAGTATCGCCAACTTTCATGCCGGACACGAATTCTCCTAGAGCAAATCTGCCCGAGCATCCACACAGGCATCACCATGGAGAAGAACCTATCGATTGGAAT ACCGAAGAGGATATCGATGAGGAGGAGATTCCAGTCGTGAATCAACCAAATGTAGTGGAGAGTGCATTGAATAGAACCACTACGGACACCACGTCGACC ACAACAACCACTGAACTTACATCACCACCATCAACAACTCCAACAACCACCACCACGACGACCATTTCAACTACTTCGATAACAACAACAACCACCCAACAACCATTGACCTCGTCAACGGCCAATACAACAACTAGCACAACAACGAGTACAACAATAGCAGATACAACAACAGCAAGCATCATGCCGACCATCATTGTCCCATCGACCGAGACACCGGAGAAATCGGAGAGCACCGAAGAGACAACGAAGAACACCAGATACACGGAGATCGAATCTCTAAACGTCTCATCTGTCACTATACCAGAACTCACCACCATTCCTCCTTCGGTAATCGTTCCTCACTCTAGTACCACAACAATGGGAACCACACCTACCACCGTTGTTGTCGAAAGGACGGAACCGGACGTCACCAATGGTACCGTTAATGTTACCACGGAAGAG CCGACGGAACAATCGTCAATGTCTTCGACGAAACAGCCCATTACTCTGTTACCAATACCTACAAACACCACCAACACAACCACAACCACCGCACTGGTCACAAATATCACTACGACACccacaacaacaacaacacaGATGAGAACCACACCAATCACTACAACTACAACCACCACCACTACCACCACTACTACTACCATGGCTCCAACCACTGCTAGTACAACCACTACCACGACCACTACCACTCCAGCACCGACCAGCGCTGCCACGGAACCACCTAGGGTTACCACGGAAACCATAGAGTACGGAGTTCGCAACTTCCCGCCCAAACAAGATAGGAGACTGAAAAAGATACCGGTTACGGCTGGAAAACCGTTGAACTATGTTATACCCGCTAATACGTTCAGCGATCTGGAGGACGGAGATACCAGAAACCTGAAGCTCAGTTTGTATCTGCAGGGTGCACCGTTGAAACCCAGCCACTGGCTACAATTCAATCAAAGGACGCAGGAGGTTTATGGATT GCCACTGGAGAACGATATTTCTACCTGGACCTACGAATTGGTAGCTGGCGATAGCGAGGGATTAAATGTGACAGATCGACTCGACATTCACGTGCAGCAACACAAGCTCAGTCGGAGTGTGAACCATGAATTCAGTATTTATTTAAGGATCGATAAGCGCACCGAGTTTCCTACAGACGTTGACTGGGAGCTAAAG GTAATTCGAGGGATAGCCGAATTGTATGGAGATAGCGATACCAGACATATCACCGTTAGAGCTGTTGATATCGATCGCGACCAAGCAATCTTCACTTGGACCAATGATAGTTTACCTAGAAGCAGCGAGTGCCCTAAAGAATATATCGACGATCTGATGCAT GTCCTGATTGATAAAAACGGCGAGCCCAGTCCTTCATTACGGGATGTTCTCCTCCCTGAAATAAGAGTCAAACGAGTGGTCTACCAGGGTATTGGACAGTGTGAGGACATGTCCCGTCCAGAAGCACCAAAAGTGTCTACGCAAGAGCCTAAATCAAACTTCCCACCGGTACCAAGGAACCAGGTGGACCTTGTTAATGCCACTGTTGGCCAGTTGCTTGTATTTAAAGTACCAGAg GATACCTTCTACGATGCAGAAGATGGTTCCGcaagaaatatgcaaatgtcTCTACTGACCATCGAACGCAAGCCTATTCCCCAACAGGAATGGCTGCAATTTGACAGCAAGAATCAAGAATTTTATGGAGTGCCAATGCGTAGTGACGTTGGACGTAAGGAATATCAATTAGTAGTTACTGACAAAGAAG GCGCAAGCGCCACCGACGGCCTAGTGGTTGTTGTTCATTCTGCACCCTTCATGCACCATACGGTGGAGTTCTCCATGACCTTAGATATCCCGTACAAGTCGTTTGCACACTCCGCTCTTCAAAAGcgtaatttcatcgaaaagCTCCGTGATCTGTATGAAGATAAAGATACTAGTGCGATCTCTTTACATAGTATATCGAATGGTAGCACGGTAATCACGTGGCACAACAGAACCTTGCCTACCTCGTATTGTGCCCACGAAGAAGTCAGTAGATTGCGTTCGGTACTCGTAAAGAGCGACAACGATCGTCGATCGGTCACGGACGAGGTTCTGGACGTCATGGGCCCGAAATTCCCTGTGAAACAAATCACTGTGGTCCCCATGGGCATCTGCCTTGGCGAATTAACAGACGTTCATTCGCCTGACAGTCACGTTCCACCAGTGGACGATTCCACTTCAGTCGGGGCATTCCACGATGATTATCTTATCACGTTCGTCCTGCCGGCTATAATAATCGCTATAATGCTCATCCTAGCGGGTATCATTGCCTGCGTGTTGTACAGACGAAGGCGTAGTGGTAAGATGAGCGTCAGCGAACAGGACGACGAGAGACAGAGTTTCCGCAGCAAGGGTATACCCGTCATTTTCCAGGACGAGTTGGATGAAAAGCCAGATCCag GTAACAAGTCTCCCGTCATTCTGAAGGAAGAAAAACCACCATTACCACCTCCCGAATATCAGAAGGCTGAAGATGGCGCGGACGTGCCGATGTTGCCAAAGGAGAATTCCGAGGAACCGTACCAACCACCTCCACCATTCGCAACGAACCGCGATACCAATCGTCAGAATCGCCCTAAACCCACCCCGACGTACAGGAAACCACCCCCATACGTACCACCCTAA
- the LOC122567691 gene encoding dystroglycan-like isoform X2, with the protein MKNPYVLACFLLLPAVLGLTLQEDDLVFDDVGEETTSTAAAVINRRLDEHRTSWYEPKYFHDAKRHQFDKVHNVPHVVVPVGHVLKLKVHKETFSGPEDYYELFDPNGKLLRWLYWDDAASTLMGVPTKKDVGRRVLSVKVMPKHDVSETKDLFVVQVVPEKYEELKHRDGKTHCNEGEEQTLLTILLDARFDNLSPVTRVNTIENLAGFLGLHVSAFSMHPQNAKESFNDDSTVILSGAGNVKHRKEKHLTAVQWQVGCDGHLWRHQTDLVKHLREQAKDGTLAEVMQLPVLLWRVKTESSLLLRSRRESGSGHYGNADYESYDDYDIEYDSEDDEDGEDGEDGEDGDDSQVSPTFMPDTNSPRANLPEHPHRHHHGEEPIDWNTEEDIDEEEIPVVNQPNVVESALNRTTTDTTSTPTEQSSMSSTKQPITLLPIPTNTTNTTTTTALVTNITTTPTTTTTQMRTTPITTTTTTTTTTTTTTMAPTTASTTTTTTTTTPAPTSAATEPPRVTTETIEYGVRNFPPKQDRRLKKIPVTAGKPLNYVIPANTFSDLEDGDTRNLKLSLYLQGAPLKPSHWLQFNQRTQEVYGLPLENDISTWTYELVAGDSEGLNVTDRLDIHVQQHKLSRSVNHEFSIYLRIDKRTEFPTDVDWELKVIRGIAELYGDSDTRHITVRAVDIDRDQAIFTWTNDSLPRSSECPKEYIDDLMHVLIDKNGEPSPSLRDVLLPEIRVKRVVYQGIGQCEDMSRPEAPKVSTQEPKSNFPPVPRNQVDLVNATVGQLLVFKVPEDTFYDAEDGSARNMQMSLLTIERKPIPQQEWLQFDSKNQEFYGVPMRSDVGRKEYQLVVTDKEGASATDGLVVVVHSAPFMHHTVEFSMTLDIPYKSFAHSALQKRNFIEKLRDLYEDKDTSAISLHSISNGSTVITWHNRTLPTSYCAHEEVSRLRSVLVKSDNDRRSVTDEVLDVMGPKFPVKQITVVPMGICLGELTDVHSPDSHVPPVDDSTSVGAFHDDYLITFVLPAIIIAIMLILAGIIACVLYRRRRSGKMSVSEQDDERQSFRSKGIPVIFQDELDEKPDPGNKSPVILKEEKPPLPPPEYQKAEDGADVPMLPKENSEEPYQPPPPFATNRDTNRQNRPKPTPTYRKPPPYVPP; encoded by the exons ATGAAGAATCCTTACGTCCTCGCGTGTTTCCTTCTGCTGCCCGCGGTGCTGGGCCTCACCCTGCAGGAGGACGACCTGGTGTTCGACGACGTCGGCGAAGAGACGACCAGCACCGCAGCCGCGGTTATCAATCGTCGATTAGACGAGCACAGGACCAGCTGGTACGAGCCGAAGTATTTCCATGACGCAAAAAGACATCAATTCGACAAGGTGCACAACGTTCCTCACGTCGTCGTGCCAGTTGGACATGTGCTGAAGCTTAAAGTCCACAAGGAAACTTTCAGCGGCCCTGAAGACTACTACGAG TTGTTCGACCCTAACGGAAAGCTGCTGCGATGGTTGTATTGGGACGACGCGGCGTCGACTCTGATGGGCGTCCCGACCAAGAAGGACGTGGGCAGACGCGTTTTAAGCGTGAAAGTGATGCCAAAGCACGATGTAAGTGAAACGAAGGACCTGTTCGTCGTGCAAGTGGTGCCGGAGAAGTACGAGGAATTGAAGCACAGAGACGGAAAG ACACACTGCAACGAAGGGGAGGAACAGACGCTGCTGACGATACTGCTGGATGCCAGGTTCGACAACCTCTCGCCGGTCACGCGAGTCAACACCATCGAGAACCTCGCAGGATTTCTGGGACTTCACGTG AGCGCGTTTTCGATGCATCCGCAAAACGCCAAGGAAAGTTTCAACGATGATTCTACCGTGATCCTCAGCGGAGCAGGAAACGTGAAACACCGGAAAGAGAAACACCTCACGGCGGTCCAGTGGCAG GTCGGTTGCGACGGTCATTTATGGAGACACCAGACAGATTTGGTGAAACATCTGCGGGAACAAGCGAAGGATGGTACCTTGGCGGAAGTGATGCAACTTCCGGTCCTGCTATGGCGCGTGAAGACGGAGTCGAGCTTGTTGTTGAGAAGCAGAAGGGAAAGCGGTTCTGGGCATTACGGTAACGCGGACTACGAAAGTTACGATGATTATGACATCGAATACGATAGCGAGGATGACGAAGACGGTGAGGATGGCGAGGACGGTGAGGATGGCGATGACTCGCAAGTATCGCCAACTTTCATGCCGGACACGAATTCTCCTAGAGCAAATCTGCCCGAGCATCCACACAGGCATCACCATGGAGAAGAACCTATCGATTGGAAT ACCGAAGAGGATATCGATGAGGAGGAGATTCCAGTCGTGAATCAACCAAATGTAGTGGAGAGTGCATTGAATAGAACCACTACGGACACCACGTCGACC CCGACGGAACAATCGTCAATGTCTTCGACGAAACAGCCCATTACTCTGTTACCAATACCTACAAACACCACCAACACAACCACAACCACCGCACTGGTCACAAATATCACTACGACACccacaacaacaacaacacaGATGAGAACCACACCAATCACTACAACTACAACCACCACCACTACCACCACTACTACTACCATGGCTCCAACCACTGCTAGTACAACCACTACCACGACCACTACCACTCCAGCACCGACCAGCGCTGCCACGGAACCACCTAGGGTTACCACGGAAACCATAGAGTACGGAGTTCGCAACTTCCCGCCCAAACAAGATAGGAGACTGAAAAAGATACCGGTTACGGCTGGAAAACCGTTGAACTATGTTATACCCGCTAATACGTTCAGCGATCTGGAGGACGGAGATACCAGAAACCTGAAGCTCAGTTTGTATCTGCAGGGTGCACCGTTGAAACCCAGCCACTGGCTACAATTCAATCAAAGGACGCAGGAGGTTTATGGATT GCCACTGGAGAACGATATTTCTACCTGGACCTACGAATTGGTAGCTGGCGATAGCGAGGGATTAAATGTGACAGATCGACTCGACATTCACGTGCAGCAACACAAGCTCAGTCGGAGTGTGAACCATGAATTCAGTATTTATTTAAGGATCGATAAGCGCACCGAGTTTCCTACAGACGTTGACTGGGAGCTAAAG GTAATTCGAGGGATAGCCGAATTGTATGGAGATAGCGATACCAGACATATCACCGTTAGAGCTGTTGATATCGATCGCGACCAAGCAATCTTCACTTGGACCAATGATAGTTTACCTAGAAGCAGCGAGTGCCCTAAAGAATATATCGACGATCTGATGCAT GTCCTGATTGATAAAAACGGCGAGCCCAGTCCTTCATTACGGGATGTTCTCCTCCCTGAAATAAGAGTCAAACGAGTGGTCTACCAGGGTATTGGACAGTGTGAGGACATGTCCCGTCCAGAAGCACCAAAAGTGTCTACGCAAGAGCCTAAATCAAACTTCCCACCGGTACCAAGGAACCAGGTGGACCTTGTTAATGCCACTGTTGGCCAGTTGCTTGTATTTAAAGTACCAGAg GATACCTTCTACGATGCAGAAGATGGTTCCGcaagaaatatgcaaatgtcTCTACTGACCATCGAACGCAAGCCTATTCCCCAACAGGAATGGCTGCAATTTGACAGCAAGAATCAAGAATTTTATGGAGTGCCAATGCGTAGTGACGTTGGACGTAAGGAATATCAATTAGTAGTTACTGACAAAGAAG GCGCAAGCGCCACCGACGGCCTAGTGGTTGTTGTTCATTCTGCACCCTTCATGCACCATACGGTGGAGTTCTCCATGACCTTAGATATCCCGTACAAGTCGTTTGCACACTCCGCTCTTCAAAAGcgtaatttcatcgaaaagCTCCGTGATCTGTATGAAGATAAAGATACTAGTGCGATCTCTTTACATAGTATATCGAATGGTAGCACGGTAATCACGTGGCACAACAGAACCTTGCCTACCTCGTATTGTGCCCACGAAGAAGTCAGTAGATTGCGTTCGGTACTCGTAAAGAGCGACAACGATCGTCGATCGGTCACGGACGAGGTTCTGGACGTCATGGGCCCGAAATTCCCTGTGAAACAAATCACTGTGGTCCCCATGGGCATCTGCCTTGGCGAATTAACAGACGTTCATTCGCCTGACAGTCACGTTCCACCAGTGGACGATTCCACTTCAGTCGGGGCATTCCACGATGATTATCTTATCACGTTCGTCCTGCCGGCTATAATAATCGCTATAATGCTCATCCTAGCGGGTATCATTGCCTGCGTGTTGTACAGACGAAGGCGTAGTGGTAAGATGAGCGTCAGCGAACAGGACGACGAGAGACAGAGTTTCCGCAGCAAGGGTATACCCGTCATTTTCCAGGACGAGTTGGATGAAAAGCCAGATCCag GTAACAAGTCTCCCGTCATTCTGAAGGAAGAAAAACCACCATTACCACCTCCCGAATATCAGAAGGCTGAAGATGGCGCGGACGTGCCGATGTTGCCAAAGGAGAATTCCGAGGAACCGTACCAACCACCTCCACCATTCGCAACGAACCGCGATACCAATCGTCAGAATCGCCCTAAACCCACCCCGACGTACAGGAAACCACCCCCATACGTACCACCCTAA